In the genome of Neovison vison isolate M4711 chromosome 4, ASM_NN_V1, whole genome shotgun sequence, the window ttaaaattttatacaaaaaGTATATAGATGGACAGGGTCCCTCCTAAGTATAGGTGTGAACCTATATAAAAACATGGTATATTCTCTGCTgtaccttttaaaattataatctgacaaaaattactaaaaaataaaatatttcctaaaaattacaaaatattgatACACAAAAACCTGCCCAATATTTCATAAAGATAGATGTACTTGTTTTTTCTAAAATCTTGATTACAAAAATGGACaagaattcattattttctaaattttacagTAGGAATCAAATATCATCTAAAGTAgtcatttaagattttacttgggAGAAAATTCAGGGTTTATACTCCCATCATCCTTTTTTagcaatatttaaagaaataaactaatATCGTAAGAAGTGGTTGTGCATGGATTGTCTGCATCCATAAAATATCAGTAAGCTATTTACTACCTTCATATTAACATTAGTAAATGTGtggtctctaaaaaaaaaaaaaagaagaagaaactgaaaaattaagTTGCATCTATTATTAAAGTGCTTtgtataaaatgtaaagaaaaggggggaatgtttAATTTTCAATAAAACCTCAGatgtttacaaataaaaaatgtatgatCCATGGATGAAAATGAACTGGAACTTtcttgtattatatattttagaatgaaaCGTTCAAACATTTAAGTGCTAGAGAACAAGTTAGAAATAAATGAACGTAgaattattacaaatatttagtaggctaaatatttataatttgttgATACTAATTTCTCTTTTGGTCCTAACATACACTCACTAGGAAATATATCTGTACAATCCAGATAAAATTTTGCCACATAAAgtgaaacaaaactaaaatcacTAAGATATAGTCTTTTTGTCAATTAAAAATCACCAGTGGTGATACATATTCTTCAAGTTTTTGATCACCTTAATCAACAAATTGTTTGGAAAACAAACTTTGCAACGTTTTTGTAGAAACTGTAGACCAAATTCACAAGGTCAAGGGTGGTTAGCTGCTGGACTGTGATGACAATATGTAATGTCACAGCTACTTGGAAGTGCTGGGAGAGGCAGTGCCTTAGAAACAAGTGGTTAGATGGTTATTATTTTAGTCGGAAAACAGCAGTTACAGTTGAATATTTatgaatttgtttttcctttttttctcatagtACCATTTGAAGACGTTTAGTGGTTCTAACACCAATTTAAAGTCTTTCCACAAAAATGAACTCCAAACCTTTTCGTACATCACTTGAAGTTATCTGAGGAGAAATGGGAATAAATGAACACTTTTGAGTTTAccaataaaatcttgtttttaaaattatacaatagTAAATGACTTCTAAAGGATGGTTTCATCTCAAGTTTccacacaaattaaaaaatgtgtgATACTCAAACCACAACATTTAACCTACTCAGCACTCAAACTAAGTATACTGCTTTAAAACCTGAATCCAAAACTAACTTAAtactaattaaatatattaaatgccTTAATAGAGGGAACAGGTACTGAaggtaaacttttaaaaatatagagagacTTGCAAAAACAAGTACAGGGAGTCTACTCCTTAttttatattgcattttaaaaatctacatttatttcaaaaccttctaaaaaattaaaatttttttctttcttcccaatagGGATTCTCCTTTTCTTACAACGCACaaccacaaaaaaaccaaaccaaaccaaaccaaaacaaaacaaaaaaacctcgtTTAATAATATTAACTATGTTGAAACGATCACAAAAagtctatttaaaacaaaaaaggaaaagttaagaTTTGGAACCTATATAATCACTTTTTCCACAGATCAAAACTAAAAACAGTAACTAACGCATACttccaaagagaaggaaaaaaaaaaatccaaacttttgTCTATCAAGTTTCCCCCTTTGACTGGAAGCATTAagttaaatgtaaataataaatgctAATTGTTCTAAATtcaatttggggatttttttttctgagtgcaGCACTTTATTTAGCCATCACAGATTAATTTTTACAGTAATTACAGTGCCTCGAAAGACTTTTTTCCTATAATTATCGCCTTcacaaattcattttaatatatttaacttttcCTACAATGTATTAATTAGTAGACTAGGTCACTAAATCAAATTAAACCTGTGCAAAGTTAGTTAAACAGAAGACTTCTATTGTAAACATAAGccaatataaatgtatatattttacaacATTGAGAGGAAAGCACTGACCCTGTGCCATCTACCTACCACTATATTGCATTGTCCTGTGGAAGATAAGTTCTGAAGTTAACTTTTGTTCCCAAGCCACTGGAATAAAGGTCACTGAAGAGGTAAATGCAATATGCACATTACTCTTGCAGTTCCCATTGCCATAAGATATATGGAAGCAAACATGTGTTAAAATGGAACCAGCTATAAattatggtcaaatgatttttttagttcgatgggggaaaaaagcaaaactctgTAACTGTTCCTCACCAGACAAGAGCCTTAGATCTTGTACTTCGgcctttggttttgtttccttcaggtgAATTGGAAGCATTTGCCTTATGAGTTTTCTTATGATGTTCAAGATAAGTCTTTTTGGCAAATGCCTTTCCACATTTATTGCATCTGTGAAGAGAAAAGTTTTTTGTGACTTTTACTTCAATACCAACGTCAGCTACTTCATACTTTTTACTAGGAGAGTTAGAAGTGCCATCAtgttttgaatcactatgttttgcCTCATCCCTCGAAGGGCCTCTTTTTGCCACTTTATTTAGAACAAAATCAATGGGCTTCTTTATAGCTCTGATCTCTAAACTGGCGGTTATTTTCCCAAGGTAGCGGGATGACTTTTTATGAACCACAGTTATATGTCGTATCACATCACGCTTCCGACGAGTTTCGTAAGTGCAAAGAGGACACTTGTAGAATTTAACATAAATGTTATTCCCATCTGTGTGCAACTCAATGTGTTTAGTCAAGTTCTGTTTGGAAGTAAACTGACGTTTACAAAGTTTACAGTAAAGTTGCTTAAAGTCAAAGCCAGCGGAGAGTTTTGGTTTCCTGGTTTTTTGCTGGCCACCTGCAGCAGACGGACTAGTTGATTTAGGGCTTTCAGAGTCttgtttaactttatttttctgtgctgccggtgtgttctttttttcatttgaatgATTTGTTCCCTTTAATTCATTCTGTGGAGAATGGGCGATGGAAGGGGGTGAAGATTCTACAGAATCTGCTGGTTcaactttaacttttatttctgaaCTGCTGGCAGTATTATTAGGGCCTTTCTCTCTTTTAGAGTTTGTTCCAGAAAGAGTTATCTTGTGAACAATTTGCATATGTCTTTTAAGCATTATTTGTGAACTATATTTCCTCTTGCAAAGGAGGCATTTGCATGCAGTTAAATTGTATTCAGCCTTTGAAGACGACTTTTGTTTTCGagtcttaaaagattttttaggaGAAACAGAATCCAGGAACAAAGGTTGCCCAGGCTTTGTTGCTATATCAGGAGTAATTGAATCCCTCCTTAGTCCTCtatgaacttcatcaaaatgccTCCTTACATTCGCTTTTGTAGCAAATGATTTACAACATACTGGACAGCTCCTACTTATTGGAACTAGAACATTCTTACTGCGTCCTTTAGAGGACTGATTTGGATTCTTTCGTGTTTCAATGTACTTTTTtagttcttccatctttttcttgtGTACTTTTCGAATGTGACGACGAACACCTCGCCTGGAATTGAATTCTTTTCTACAAAGACAGCATATCAACTGGTGACCAAAATCAGAATTGTCAGAAGTTTCCAAGTCAGCCTGTGATTCCTGAGGTTGCTCATCAGATGTAGGTGCAACTTCATCTGCAACAATCTCAACAGGCGGGGGCTCTACAGTTTCCACCTCCGTATCTGCAACTGGTACGGTTTTAGACTGTTCAGTGCTGGTTTCCTGTATTTGAACTTCAGTTTGTTCAGGAGTACTGCTTGACTCTGTGACTTCAGTAGGATTATCAGTCCTTGAAATATACTGAAACACTGCATTTTGATTAGTTTCTATGGGTTCTAGCTTAATAATATATTCTCGCTTGTCCACACTTGGATATATGGCTTCTAGGAGATCGTTTATGGCTTGGCTTTGTTTATCATTTACATCAGGAAGGTCTGTTAAGgaaaaaacaacattttaatcTGAAATCATCTGCCTGCTCTAGctatctaatatttaaaaatgtgttatgaatctctatcttaaaatttattactagcttatttttagaaaagcaagatctacttttacatattttaaaactagaattaaactaaaattaatttaaaatctcaTCAACGTACACAAATGTTAAGGAATAAATGCAATCTGAAGAGCTACTTCCACTCCTAAGTGCCCTTAACACCAACCACATAAGCACATGAATGTCCTAAAcaattaaaatagtatttcaaaTTTTCAGTCTAGCAAAGGCAAATCGAAGTTCTCATAACCCAAGATGGATAACACATCATGAAGAATGTactattatataaaaaaatgattcttttttggGAAAACATAACAGCATTCCTATTAACTTAATCTGTAATAATCTAGTCTACTTATAGAGAGGAACCCTTAAAGATCttatggaaatgaaaaagaaagattcgtaggatataaaaatgaatgacacGTACAAAAGTTTTTGCTATTACAGGGCTTAAAAGGACACCATCCCATTCAAACAAGTGATTAAAAACCACAGATTTATTCCAAAAACAGAGCTAGTTTTATTTACTTGCACAATAATTATGTCCCCTATAGACAACCAAATATTCCTCCTATAACAGATTTATCTAACACTGGCTATGTTTCCAATCAACTCTAAAATCTAGCTACAAATATAGCTATCAAATctgatatttagaaaataagaattCATTATTGCTCTTCTAGAAATCTTCCCATTTAAAACAGATAGTGTCTAAAAGGATAACACTTTCACCAAAGTACTTCTAGAATGAGTATTGCCAAGGAAAGTGCACAATAATCCAAcaaatccatttatttatatttctaaaagtcAGCTCTACACTAAAACAAGGAAAACTATCACAAATATCACTAATTTTCTACTAGCACTTTATTTATTAAACTATCAGATCTGAAACTAATCCCTATAGACTGCCTTTGCATTTGTATCTCAATGATAAAAACAAGTATAATAACATCTAGGACTATAATAAGATCTAGGACTAGGGAAAATTTTCCAAAGATGAAATTCTTATTTCAACTATGTCCTATAATATACTTTAAATCAATTCTGTTTATAATATACTTTAAATCAGTTTCATGCTAGTAATTCGGTGATACTTCTGATATTtggaattttcatttcattcccaTTCCAAGAAAGTTAAGTTGAAAAGTGCACGAATTCCACAATTCAACTACAGTATCAAACGGacaaaataaattctataatttGTAAGACCACAAAGAGTTAAACCGCTGAACAAGAAATAATGAAAGTAACCtattacttattaaaatattttaaggaatttataTCAGTTctttaaagcaagaaaataataCCATTACAATACTGCTAACTTAATCATACATGGGCAATACACTGAATCCAACAAACATTCAGTTTCACAAAGACTTTATTAGCCTACTACTTGCCTTCATCACATAAAGCTACTTCAGATCTCAAGTCGGCCTATAACACAATCTCATTTCTGATAAAATCgttgatttataaataaatttcactGAGAACAAAACTGATCTTCAAATCAAGacccagaaaaaaatagaaaggttattatgtttttaatgctCTTCTTACCATCCCCAAGAAATTAATGCATTTACTCATTCTTTGCTCTATTTCTAACCTTCTTATTTACTTAAGAATAATCTTAGTAAATTATCAGTCATATGTAACAAGTtgttaaagaaacagaaatgaaaaataccaaTACTCCCTTCAAGCACTCACATTTTAActtagaaaaatcctgaatataaACTATATGGTCCATATAAAACATTCAAAAACAATATCCAATATCTTGATATAAATAAGTATACTCATAAAACTAACCTctttagaaaaacacaaaaacactcatATTAAAGTACTTGTCtaagaaaatgaacattaaataattttattcccCATCATTAAATTACTGATACCATTTTAACACAAATATATAGTTGCAGTATAAGAATACTTAGCTGTAAAATGCATAACTGAATATATGGATAATACTTACTGTCATCCATCTGGAGACTTGGTGGGCAGTAGAATTTTTTATGGGTAATTAAATTTGGTAATCCTCTGAAGAGACTGCGGCATAATTTACATTCAAAAATAGTGTCCAcatcttttaataaaatgtgcTTAAGTTGTTTAGttcctgaaggaaaaagaaaataaaacttaacacAAAAGGTAAatttaatgtgcatttttaaactGGGCAACCACTGTTGACAATCCAAAGTGCAATTAATCTTTGCAAACAAAATACAGGCATTGCCAATTTCCACCATTTGTATTCAGAACTAACTTATAAACTAAATTCTAAGTAAAATTCTAACATCACCTGGATATTGTGACAGCTaaaactgatatttttttttctaattcagcaGCCAATCAATTCTTAGGATATCCCAACAGTGGTTTCAACATCTGGCTGATCATCACAATAACCTAGGAATAATGATGTACATGAACCCCctctagagattctgattcaatagATATGGAAGGGGAAAGAATTAAACATACCCCTCCTCCATCAACTCCCTACTCCTTGCCAAAGTTTCTTGCTGCTCCCTTCTGCATTAAGACGTGAATATAGAGTTCTATAATACGTTTTCCCAATTCCTTAAAGAAAGTCCAAACTGTCACAAGACTGcatgtgacttttctttttaaactcagCTTAAATTACTTCAGGTTCTGGGCCAACATGGGATTATGGTCACTGAGTGTCAGAGTATAGAATCCTTACCCATAATTTGAATTTTGCTTAGGCCTCCTGATACCACTATAAATTTATTCAAAGCCTTTCTCCCTCAAAAACTCACTCCAAGTGCAACTAATTAAATACTGACAGTTTAAACTAATTTAAAGCCTGTCTTCCCCACTAGATTATAAACTCCAAAGCAGCCAAGACCAAACCTGTCTTATTTATAATTACAAAGTATTCAGCTCTGGCAATGCTCAATATTAAAATTAGTTGAAGAAATGCCACTGATACAAGGGATCTAAGCATTATGACACGAGACCAAAaggcaggggagaaaaaaaatgacaatgagcATCCAATCTCTAAAATAAGAACATCCACCAGGAATAAAACACAAAtagaatttatgttttaaatttaaatttgccaTTATTTCCTACAGGTTTCTGCCATAGGTAAATTGACAAAATTGATCTGCCATGCTTTACTAATTAATTAGCCTTTAATtgcctcaaataaaaaaaatgctaataatatTGACTTCAATATTAAACGTGtcctgaaaaaaatctttaaaactatctAGGTGCAAAGTGTCCTTCTATCATTCCACAAGTACTTGACACTCTGTTAAGCTCTGGGACTACTAAAGAGTAAACACACTATACTATACATCTTCTAAAATgaacacaccaaaaaaaataataataataaaataaaatgaacacaccAAACCAAACCTATCTTAaacaatcatgaaagaaaatatgaacttaaatcccagaaaaattaaattacacaTCTGGGttttactgggaaaaaaataaatataatgaaatcatTTCCACCACTTCTCAAATCCGAATCAATGGTTTACTGCACTAAACCATATTACcacaaaattagaaaacataaatttaaaaagattcagaGGACAGCCTGAGTGTTATTCTTAATATAAGATAAAATcagggtacccgggtggctcagtgggttaagcctctgccttcagctcaggtcatgatctcagggtcctgggattgagcctcactttgggctctctgctcagcagggagcctgcttccccccgtctctctgcctacttgtgatctctctctctctctgtcaaataaataaaatcttaaaaataaataaataaataaagtcaaaaataaataaataaagtttaaaatacataaataaataaaggtaagatcatacatacatacacatacacacaaacacacacatgcatgcacttTCTTAGTCCACTTCGCATTACAAAATATACTTGCAAAAGACTGCTTTTGGTCTACGGCCaaaccaccctgaacgcgcccgatctcgtctgatctcggaagctaagcagggtcgggcctggttagtacttggatgggagactgCTTTTGTTTAGTTCATAGTTAACCTCCTAAATGACTGACAAACTATGAGAGGTAGActgatgataaaaatattttagataaaccTAACCTATCTATAGAAGTATAGTTAAGTGTAGCACCAGTAAGAGGAAAACATAGAAAATTTTGCACACTTTAATTCCAAATTGAAATACCTGCTAGACCCATACTAAAGATTcaattctgcctttaaaaacagtcaaaaaaagacagaagaggaatGCAAAAACAAACTGAACTAGGTTTAAGAACCCAACTGAAGATTTAAATAGGAAATACGAGGTTATACATAAACAACAGTTACTGCTAAAAATACAAGACTGCATCCCTAAATCAGAGATCTCACTTTGTCCATCAGGTTTGCTcaactataaaaattaattaattaaaagttaaagagggggcgcctgggtggctcagtgggttaagcctctgcctttggctccgatcataatctcagggtcctgggatcgagccccacatcagactctctgctcagcggggagcttgcttcccctctcactctctgcctacttgtgatctctctctctctgtcaaataaataaataaactctttttaaaaattttgaaaagaaataaataggtaTTCTTGTTTAGTCCTGGTTATAGAACTAGTTATATTCAGCAGAGTGCATATTTGTTTCCAATagcatccccccccccaaaatctctGGCCCTACTCTTAACTCATCAATCTTAATTATCATTCACaaatccttcccccaccccatcccacctaaacacatacacacacacacacacaagcacagttGTGTTGACACAGGTACATCAAATTTCTTTCAGAGCCATGGGTTCACCaaattgtttctctctcttctcaggacttcacctatgtttttttttcctcccactgcCCCAGTCTGGCTCACTTCTAGTAATCCTTCAaaccttggggcgcctaggtggctcagttggttgaacgactgccttccgctcaggttatggaCCCTGGAGTCCAAGGATCTagccccaggatcaagccccagaaTCGAGCCCCAGGTTCAAGCACGAGGTTCAAGTCCCAGAATCGAGACCCAGATTCGAGACCCAGGATCTAGCCCCAGAATCAAGCCTCAGAATTGAGCCCCAGGATCGAGTCATGCATCCtaccctccccactctcatgctcactgtctctctctaataaataaaatcttaaaacaaacacacaaaattcCACGTTAGAAGTCacttcccccaggaagccttctgATTGCTGGGTTTTGTTACAAATTCTTCACCCCTATTCCTACAGCACCTTATACATCTGTACTGTATTATCCCAATAtcttgtaattatttttc includes:
- the ZNF800 gene encoding zinc finger protein 800 isoform X1, translating into MPLRDKYCQTDHHHHGCCEPVYILEPGDAPLLQQPLQTSKSGIQQIIECFRSGTKQLKHILLKDVDTIFECKLCRSLFRGLPNLITHKKFYCPPSLQMDDNLPDVNDKQSQAINDLLEAIYPSVDKREYIIKLEPIETNQNAVFQYISRTDNPTEVTESSSTPEQTEVQIQETSTEQSKTVPVADTEVETVEPPPVEIVADEVAPTSDEQPQESQADLETSDNSDFGHQLICCLCRKEFNSRRGVRRHIRKVHKKKMEELKKYIETRKNPNQSSKGRSKNVLVPISRSCPVCCKSFATKANVRRHFDEVHRGLRRDSITPDIATKPGQPLFLDSVSPKKSFKTRKQKSSSKAEYNLTACKCLLCKRKYSSQIMLKRHMQIVHKITLSGTNSKREKGPNNTASSSEIKVKVEPADSVESSPPSIAHSPQNELKGTNHSNEKKNTPAAQKNKVKQDSESPKSTSPSAAGGQQKTRKPKLSAGFDFKQLYCKLCKRQFTSKQNLTKHIELHTDGNNIYVKFYKCPLCTYETRRKRDVIRHITVVHKKSSRYLGKITASLEIRAIKKPIDFVLNKVAKRGPSRDEAKHSDSKHDGTSNSPSKKYEVADVGIEVKVTKNFSLHRCNKCGKAFAKKTYLEHHKKTHKANASNSPEGNKTKGRSTRSKALVW
- the ZNF800 gene encoding zinc finger protein 800 isoform X2 — translated: MPLRDKYCQTDHHHHGCCEPVYILEPGDAPLLQQPLQTSKSGIQQIIECFRSGTKQLKHILLKDVDTIFECKLCRSLFRGLPNLITHKKFYCPPSLQMDDNLPDVNDKQSQAINDLLEAIYPSVDKREYIIKLEPIETNQNAVFQYISRTDNPTEVTESSSTPEQTEVQIQETSTEQSKTVPVADTEVETVEPPPVEIVADEVAPTSDEQPQESQADLETSDNSDFGHQLICCLCRKEFNSRRGVRRHIRKVHKKKMEELKKYIETRKNPNQSSKGRSKNVLVPISRSCPVCCKSFATKANVRRHFDEVHRGLRRDSITPDIATKPGQPLFLDSVSPKKSFKTRKQKSSSKAEYNLTACKCLLCKRKYSSQIMLKRHMQIVHKITLSGTNSKREKGPNNTASSSEIKVKVEPADSVESSPPSIAHSPQNELKGTNHSNEKKNTPAAQKNKVKQDSESPKSTSPSAAGGQQKTRKPKLSAGFDFKQLYCKLCKRQFTSKQNLTKHIELHTDGNNIYVKFYKCPLCTYETRRKRDVIRHITVVHKKSSRYLGKITASLEIRAIKKPIDFVLNKVAKRGPSRDEAKHSDSKHDGTSNSPSKKYEVADVGIEVKVTKNFSLHRCNKCGKAFAKKTYLEHHKKTHKANASNSPEGNKTKGRSTRSKALV